From a region of the Candidatus Sulfotelmatobacter sp. genome:
- a CDS encoding ABC transporter permease, with translation MFTYVVRRTLQSIPLLLLVSIVIFSILQAAPGGPLTPYLQNPHLTEADIARLKHNLGLDQPAYVQYLKWLWQVVHGDFGWSMSNSETVTQAILERVPATLELMGASLVISVGLGVVFGILSAVKQYSWVDYLITTFAFFGQSMPVFWFAVMLQLLFAVYGVPVGFGYKIQLPSAGLSDYDQFVLGDRLRHLVLPTIVLSLAFLAQYSRFMRSSMLEVIRTDYMRTAAAKGVSRLGVIFKHGLKNALIPLVTVIALTLPGLVAGAVVTETIFAWPGMGRLFLNALQQFDFALLMGYLMMVSFFVVFCNLLADVCYAWLDPRVKYT, from the coding sequence CTGTTCACCTACGTCGTCCGGCGGACGTTGCAGAGCATTCCTCTGCTCTTGCTCGTCTCCATCGTGATCTTCTCGATCCTCCAGGCCGCGCCCGGTGGTCCGCTCACGCCGTACCTGCAAAATCCGCATTTGACGGAAGCCGACATCGCTCGGCTCAAGCACAACCTCGGGCTCGATCAGCCCGCGTACGTTCAGTACCTCAAGTGGTTGTGGCAAGTGGTGCACGGCGACTTCGGCTGGTCGATGTCGAACTCGGAGACCGTCACGCAGGCGATCCTCGAGCGCGTTCCGGCGACGCTCGAGCTGATGGGCGCTTCGCTCGTCATCTCGGTCGGGCTGGGCGTCGTGTTCGGCATCCTCAGCGCCGTCAAGCAGTATTCCTGGGTCGATTACCTGATCACGACGTTCGCCTTCTTCGGCCAGTCGATGCCGGTCTTCTGGTTCGCCGTCATGCTGCAGCTGCTGTTCGCCGTCTACGGCGTTCCGGTCGGCTTCGGCTACAAGATCCAGCTGCCGTCGGCGGGCTTGAGCGACTACGATCAGTTCGTGCTCGGTGATCGCTTGCGCCACCTGGTGCTTCCGACGATCGTCCTCTCGCTGGCGTTCCTGGCGCAGTACAGCCGCTTCATGCGCAGCTCGATGCTCGAGGTGATCCGCACCGACTACATGCGGACCGCCGCCGCCAAGGGCGTCTCGCGGTTGGGCGTCATCTTCAAGCACGGCCTCAAGAACGCGCTGATCCCGCTGGTCACGGTCATCGCGCTCACGCTGCCGGGCCTGGTCGCGGGCGCCGTCGTCACCGAGACGATCTTCGCCTGGCCCGGGATGGGCCGGCTGTTCCTCAACGCCCTGCAGCAATTCGATTTCGCGCTGCTGATGGGCTACCTGATGATGGTCTCGTTCTTCGTCGTGTTCTGCAACCTGTTGGCCGACGTGTGTTACGCCTGGCTCGACCCGCGCGTGAAGTACACCTGA
- the opp4C gene encoding oligopeptide ABC transporter permease — protein MATTLPLAAATADDFVPSKNTVWRRFRRHKVALAGIVVLALLALIAIFAKLLAPQDPNYIDQVHWQGYPLAPGVAGHILGTDEVGRDLLSRLMFGAQISLTVALFAVIMEIVIGTVLGAVAGYYGGWIDFVLMRVTDVVLSIPLLPLLLVITAIVEATSTKAALSFLVIVLIIGGLSWPSVARLVRASFLSLREREFAEAARAVGNRDGRIIFRHLLPNAVAPIIVQATLDVANVIILESTLSFLGFGIQPPTASWGNMLANSQSNITQAPWAAIFPGLCILITTLAINYVGDGLRDALDPNTR, from the coding sequence ATGGCGACGACGCTGCCGCTCGCGGCCGCCACCGCCGACGATTTCGTTCCCTCGAAGAACACTGTCTGGCGGCGCTTCCGCCGCCACAAGGTCGCGCTGGCGGGAATCGTCGTCCTCGCGTTGCTCGCGCTGATCGCGATCTTCGCCAAGCTGCTGGCCCCGCAGGACCCCAACTACATCGACCAGGTCCACTGGCAGGGTTATCCGCTCGCCCCCGGCGTCGCCGGGCACATCTTGGGCACCGACGAGGTCGGGCGCGACTTGCTCTCGCGCTTGATGTTCGGCGCGCAGATCTCGCTGACCGTGGCCTTGTTCGCGGTCATCATGGAGATCGTGATCGGTACCGTGCTCGGCGCCGTCGCCGGCTACTACGGCGGGTGGATCGACTTCGTGCTGATGCGCGTCACCGACGTCGTGCTCTCGATCCCGCTCTTGCCGCTGCTGCTGGTCATCACCGCGATCGTCGAAGCAACCTCGACCAAGGCCGCGCTGAGCTTCTTGGTCATCGTGCTGATCATCGGGGGCCTCTCGTGGCCCTCGGTCGCGCGTCTGGTGCGCGCCTCGTTCCTCTCGCTGCGCGAGCGCGAGTTCGCCGAGGCGGCGCGCGCGGTCGGCAACCGCGACGGCCGGATCATCTTCCGCCACCTGCTGCCCAATGCCGTCGCGCCGATCATCGTGCAGGCGACGCTCGACGTCGCGAACGTCATCATCCTCGAGTCGACCCTATCGTTCCTGGGCTTCGGCATCCAGCCGCCGACGGCGTCGTGGGGCAACATGCTGGCCAACTCGCAGAGCAACATCACGCAGGCGCCCTGGGCCGCGATCTTTCCGGGGTTGTGCATCTTGATCACGACGCTGGCGATCAACTATGTTGGTGATGGATTGCGCGACGCGCTCGACCCCAATACGCGGTAG
- the msrB gene encoding peptide-methionine (R)-S-oxide reductase MsrB, producing MDLQNKTDAQWRAELSPDRFAVLREGATERAFTGALYHKKDAGTYSCGACGAELFASDAKYDSGSGWPSFWEPKAGDRVTLIEDTSHGMRRTEVRCAACDSHLGHVFPDGPRPTGERYCINSLALDFTPTREG from the coding sequence ATGGACCTCCAGAACAAGACCGACGCGCAGTGGCGCGCGGAGCTCTCCCCGGACCGTTTCGCGGTCCTCCGCGAGGGCGCCACGGAGCGAGCCTTCACCGGCGCGCTCTACCACAAGAAGGATGCGGGGACGTACAGCTGCGGCGCCTGCGGCGCCGAGCTCTTCGCCTCCGACGCCAAGTACGACAGCGGCTCGGGCTGGCCGAGCTTCTGGGAGCCGAAGGCCGGCGACCGGGTGACGCTGATCGAGGACACCTCCCACGGCATGCGCCGGACCGAGGTGCGCTGCGCGGCCTGCGACTCGCACCTGGGCCACGTCTTCCCCGACGGCCCGCGCCCGACCGGCGAGCGCTACTGCATCAACTCGCTGGCGCTCGACTTCACCCCGACCCGCGAAGGCTGA
- a CDS encoding transcriptional repressor, with the protein MSTADPTDLAPNYRTLLEVVEEAGHGNHLTAQEIWLRARARQPRIGFATVHRGLARLHEQGAVMKIDVPGEASAVYEPAAPPHAHFRCATCGTIADLDFAVPAATRRALAERYGVAIEDEAVTFTGRCSTCTAAHP; encoded by the coding sequence GTGTCAACCGCCGATCCGACAGACTTGGCCCCCAACTATCGGACGTTGTTGGAGGTGGTCGAGGAGGCCGGCCACGGCAACCACCTGACCGCCCAAGAGATCTGGCTGCGGGCCCGCGCCCGCCAGCCCCGGATCGGCTTTGCCACCGTTCACCGTGGCCTCGCCCGCCTGCACGAGCAGGGCGCAGTGATGAAGATCGACGTCCCCGGTGAGGCGTCCGCCGTCTACGAACCCGCCGCGCCGCCGCACGCCCACTTCCGCTGCGCGACCTGCGGCACGATCGCCGATCTCGACTTCGCCGTCCCCGCCGCCACCCGTCGCGCGTTGGCCGAGCGGTACGGGGTGGCCATCGAGGACGAAGCCGTGACCTTCACCGGGCGCTGCTCGACCTGCACCGCGGCGCACCCCTGA
- a CDS encoding peroxiredoxin: MLAKVGQPAPAFTLPSTKGATSAKDLGQEISLSDYQGKWLIFFFYPLDFTFVCPTEITALSDRYEEIKDLDAEVLGCSTDSVHSHFAWLNTPREKNGIAGTAYPLVADFTKEVSRAYGVLDEATGAAQRGLFIVDPEGVLRYAVVTNDNVGRSVEETLRVLQALQTGGLCPAEWTPGKQLLKVG; the protein is encoded by the coding sequence GTGCTAGCGAAGGTCGGTCAGCCGGCGCCCGCGTTCACCCTGCCGTCCACCAAGGGCGCGACCAGCGCCAAGGACCTGGGTCAGGAAATCAGCTTGTCGGACTACCAGGGCAAGTGGTTGATCTTCTTCTTTTATCCGCTCGATTTCACGTTCGTGTGCCCGACCGAGATCACGGCGCTCTCGGACCGCTACGAGGAGATCAAGGACCTCGACGCCGAGGTGCTGGGCTGCTCGACGGACAGCGTCCACTCGCACTTCGCGTGGCTGAACACGCCGCGTGAGAAGAACGGCATCGCCGGGACGGCCTATCCCCTGGTCGCCGACTTCACCAAGGAAGTCAGCCGCGCGTACGGCGTGCTCGACGAGGCGACCGGTGCCGCCCAGCGCGGGCTGTTCATCGTCGATCCCGAGGGCGTGCTGCGCTACGCGGTCGTGACCAACGACAACGTCGGCCGCTCGGTCGAGGAGACCCTGCGGGTCCTCCAGGCGCTCCAGACGGGCGGGCTGTGCCCGGCCGAGTGGACGCCGGGTAAGCAGCTGCTCAAGGTCGGCTGA
- a CDS encoding TlpA disulfide reductase family protein — protein MPLRTGSDMPSLDGVSTWINGGAPSDEELAGKPLLVHFWSVSCYICHNVAADVAAWQAEYGPQGLEFVSVHQPRGPEELDVAAVTEDARGPMGITWRTAIDNEHAIVQRYENQFVPAYYLFDRDHKLVHRQAGDRGFERLHEKIAALLKEDATAA, from the coding sequence ATGCCGCTCCGGACCGGATCCGACATGCCGTCGCTCGACGGCGTCTCGACCTGGATCAACGGCGGCGCACCGAGTGACGAGGAGCTGGCCGGCAAGCCGCTCCTCGTCCACTTCTGGTCGGTGAGCTGCTACATCTGCCACAACGTCGCCGCGGACGTCGCCGCCTGGCAGGCCGAGTACGGTCCCCAAGGCCTTGAGTTCGTCTCGGTCCACCAACCGCGCGGCCCCGAGGAGCTCGACGTCGCCGCCGTGACCGAAGACGCGCGGGGCCCGATGGGGATCACCTGGCGCACCGCGATCGACAACGAGCACGCCATCGTGCAGCGCTACGAGAACCAGTTCGTTCCGGCGTACTACCTGTTCGACCGCGACCACAAGCTGGTCCATCGCCAAGCGGGCGACCGCGGGTTCGAGCGTCTGCACGAGAAGATCGCCGCGCTGCTAAAGGAAGACGCGACGGCCGCCTGA
- a CDS encoding DUF4382 domain-containing protein: protein MKKSTQRGLRMPKNSVGGVGGLLVSIIVDLLDAPLADGGNDAQVNIGLVGINALSNGVATPIVANQTPQVVNLLALQSTAEQYAASLPAGSYDTLQLVVDPTTSSVVYQGQTYPVQFGSLTSDPTSYVGIDAPATFGSDGSANITLTADFNVLESVALDGAIANIDPQLVTATNASDVSGTILNAAGLPVSSAVVLALDANGNVLNSTISANDGTFTLHALSAGSATLVVQNAYVSASGESVSADGADATAPSPLPLAIPGGNTINIGSLTD, encoded by the coding sequence GTGAAGAAGTCCACGCAGCGTGGTTTGCGGATGCCGAAGAACTCCGTCGGCGGTGTCGGCGGCCTTCTGGTCAGCATCATCGTCGATCTGCTCGACGCGCCGCTGGCGGACGGCGGCAACGACGCGCAAGTGAATATCGGCCTGGTCGGGATCAACGCGCTGAGCAACGGCGTGGCGACGCCGATCGTCGCGAACCAGACGCCGCAGGTGGTCAATTTGCTTGCCCTGCAGAGCACGGCCGAGCAATACGCCGCGAGCCTACCGGCTGGAAGCTACGATACGCTCCAGTTGGTCGTCGATCCGACGACCTCGAGCGTGGTGTATCAGGGCCAGACGTACCCGGTCCAGTTCGGAAGCCTCACCAGCGATCCGACCAGTTACGTCGGCATCGATGCGCCGGCCACGTTCGGCAGCGACGGGAGCGCGAACATAACGCTGACCGCCGACTTCAACGTGCTTGAATCCGTCGCGCTCGACGGCGCCATCGCGAACATCGACCCGCAGCTGGTCACTGCGACAAATGCCTCGGACGTCTCGGGTACGATCCTCAACGCCGCCGGCTTGCCGGTTTCCAGTGCGGTGGTGCTCGCGCTTGACGCGAACGGAAACGTCCTGAACTCGACGATCTCGGCGAACGACGGCACCTTCACGCTGCATGCGCTCTCAGCCGGCAGCGCCACTCTGGTGGTCCAGAATGCTTACGTCTCGGCGAGCGGCGAGTCCGTCTCCGCCGACGGCGCTGATGCGACCGCGCCATCGCCCTTGCCACTGGCGATCCCGGGTGGCAACACGATCAATATCGGCTCGCTGACGGACTAG